The sequence GGTCATGGCCTGTTACCGCCGGCGCACCGGGCTGGAACCGCAGGCGTATGTGTGCACCGCCAGCGCCGGCGCCAGCGCGACCAGCGCTTGACATTATCAGGATTTTCCCATATATTGGGTGCAAAAGTGAGAAACTGCACGTTCTCCGAGTTGCAGGGCCTACGGCCGGCGGGCTATGGACTGCAACCGCAGTACCTCAACGGCGAGGTCAAAGGTGAAGATGGAAACGTCTTCGCCCCCCGTATTTGGAAAGGAGAACGCCTTGTGTGCTGATACCAGCCGGCGTCTCCTTTGCGAAGACGTCGGTTTCTTTTTGCCGGCGACAGCGCCGCCGGCCAGCCAGCACAGGAGGAAGCCGCCATCGATACGCTTCTGCAAGGTCTGCGTCAAGCCGTTCACCTTATCCTGAGCCTGGACCCGGAAGTCCTGGAAATTGCCGGCCTTTCCCTGCGCGTCTCCGGCACAGCGCTGGCCATCAGCGTCCTATTGGGGGTCCCATTGGGCGCGGTCCTTGGACTGCGGCGCTTCACCGGATGGTCCTTCCTACGGCTGATGCTGTACACAGGGATGGGACTGCCGCCGGTGGTGGTCGGCCTGTTCGTCTATATCCTCCTGTCGCGCAGTGGCCCCCTCGGCGCGCTCAATGCCGCCCTCATCCCGCGGCTTTTCACGCCGGCGGCCATGATTGTGGCCCAGACGCTCATCATTTTCCCCATCGTCACCGGCTTTACCATGGCGGCACTGCTGGGGGTAGACCCCTTGCTCCGGCAACAGCTCCTCTCCCTGGGTGCCACTCCCTGGCAGGCGACCATGACGCTTCTGGTGGAGGCGCGCGCCGGCATCGCCGCGGCGGTGGCGGCCGGCCTGGGCAGGGCGCTGGCAGAGGTGGGCGCGGTCATGATGGTGGGCGGCAACATCGCCGGCGAAACCCGCGTGCTCACCACCGCGATCGTGCTGGAGACCAGCAAGGGCAATTTTGATGTGGCCATTGCCCTGGGGTTGATCCTGCTGGCCATGGCGCTGGTCATCAACTTCGTGATCCTCCAGCTTGAGGAAAGGTTCTTCCGCCCATTATGAGCGAGGCCATCTTTCGACTGCGCAATCTGCGAAAGGAATACCAGCAGAGGCTCGTGCTGGATATCTCCTATCTGGAGATATACCGCGGCGAAATCCTGGTGGTCGTGGGGCCCAACGGTTCCGGGAAGAGCACGTTACTGCGCCTGCTGAACTTTCTGGAGCCGGCCACATCGGGCGAGATCGAGTTCATGGGGCATTCCATCCTGCCCGGCGCGCCGGTGGGCCTGCATCTGCGCCGGCAGGTGACCATGGTCTTCCAACAGCCAGCCCTGCTCAACCGCTCCGTCCTGGCCAACGTGTCCTACGGCCGGAAGGTGCGGGGCATGCCGGCCCAGAACGGCGCGATGACGCGCTTGCTGGAGCGGCTCGGCCTGGCCTCGCTGGCCGGCAGTCATGCCCCCAACCTTTCGGGTGGTGAACGACAGCGTGTCGCCCTGGCACGGGCGCTGGCGTTCCAGCCGGCGGTGCTCCTGTTGGACGAACCCACGGCCAATCTGGACCCCTACAACGTCAGCCTTATCGAAGGGCTGATCCGGGACCTGAATCGCGAACAAGGCACGACGATGGTGCTGGTCACGCACAACGTCTTTCAGGCGCGCCGGCTTGGCCATCGCGTGGCGTTCCTGCTGAACGGGCAGGTGGTGGAGATCGCGCCGGCGGAGCAGTTCTTCACCGCGCCGCAGGATGCCCGCACCCGTGCCTTCCTCAATGGGGAGCTGGTTTGGTGAGCTTTACATTGCTGGGGCACAATATGCGCCGACGAAATGCCTTTGCCGTCTTCTTGCTCCTGCTGGCAATCACACTCACGGGATGCGGCTCGCGGTCCGTTCCGCCGGCCGGCAGAGCCTCCTGCACCTCCATTATCCTGGCGACCACCACCAGCACCGAGAACTCCGGCCTGCTTGACTATCTCCTGCCTTTCTTTCAACGCCAGACAGGCATATCGGTCAAGGTTGTGGCGGTGGGCACCGGCCAGGCGCTGAGGCTGGGGGAGGATGGCAATGCAGACGTCCTGCTGGTGCATGCGCCGGCGTTGGAGGAAGCTTTCATGGCCGCCGGCTACGGCGTGGACCGCCAGCCAGTGATGTACAACGATTTCGTTATTGTGGGGCCGGCGAGCGACCCGGCCGGCATCCGCGGCCTGCGGACCGCCGTCGAGGCGTTTCAGCGGATCGCCCAGGCGCAGGCAGTCTTTGTGTCGCGCGGGGATGAGTCCGGGACACATGTCAAGGAGAAGGAGATCTGGCAGGCCGCCGACATTACGCCGGCGGGGGAGTGGTACCGCTCCGTCGGTCAGGGCATGGGGCCAACCCTGACCACTGCCGCCGAGATGGGAGCATATACCCTTTCCGATCGTGCCACGTTCCTCACCATGAAGGCAAAGGGCCTGGCGCTGGAGATGCTGGTCGAGGGGGATGAGAATCTCCTGAATCCCTATTCGGTGATCGCTGTCAATCCCCAGCGCTATCCCCAGCTATGCTACGCCGGCGCGAAGGCATTTGTCGAATGGATCACGTCTTTGCCGGCGCAGGAGCGTATCGCTTCCTTCGGGCAAGAGATATACGGCCAGTCCATTTTCTTCCCTGATTCGACAGCGTGGCGGCAAGCGCACCCGTAACGGGTGCCTGACGACAAGAGCCTTATTCGTAGCGATTGTGGTAATATTCCGAGGTGCGGCGGCTGGATGGGGCTGTACCGGAGGCTGGTTTCAGGGGCGCCTGGATATTGCAACCACTGCGGAAGCGCACCTGCGGTCGGATCTCCCGATGTTCGGGGCACTCGGTCCAGTACAACTGCTGGTAGAGGAATACCAGCAGGTCTTCCTTATAGGCCGCCAGCTCTGCGGACAGCGCCCAGTAAATGCGGGTACCGCACCCACGGGGGCAGATGAGGACGCCTGTCAAGGGGGGCTGAGCTTCATCGCCGGCGATGCGTTTCATCCAATCCGCCAGGTCCTCCTCGAGCGGCTCACGCGTGACAAGAATGGCGGCGCGTTCCGTGATGATCACTTGGGTTGCTCCTTGCCACATGTTCAATTCAGACCACCATGGAATCCCTCAGGGCTGGAAAGCTACCGCCGGCGCGATAAGGTTCGCCTGCCGCGCACACCTCCATTATACGAGCGGCAGGGCAGTGACGTCAATGCTTATGTCTAGTCTTTAAGCTTAAGAAGCCTTATAGCCTCGTGGAGGGGTAGGGTGATAGGTCCCGATCGGAGTGCGAGGGGATTATCCCGCCGGCGCATGCTGGCCCTGCTGGCCGGCATACTGGCCGGCGTGTTCCTCATGGGAAGGCGCTTGCGGCGAAAAGCCGAGCTTCCTTACGGCCGGCTGTGGCGGTCCGCGCTGGCGGAGTCTTTCGGCATGCCGGCGGCCGGCGCGATCGTGGGGTCCGCCGGCGAAGAGTACCGGCGGTTGATCCGCCACCAAGCCTGTCCGCGCCATCCGGTGCTGGCGTATCATCTGCACTGGCAGATTCTGCCGGCGCTGGCGCTGTACACCGCGCTGCGCCGGCACGGCGTGGAGCAGTCCCGGGCGCTTCAGGAGGTCGAGCGCCTGGCCTGGCGGGAAATCGGGCCGCTGTATCAGCGCGCCATCGGTTGGCTCAAGGTGGTTCCCGACCCATTCCCGGCCTGGCGCGTGTTGGTGCGGCTGGCCATGCGCACCATTTTCCCGCCGGCCGGCTGGCGCACCGTGCCGGCCGTGGATGATGGCATCTGTTACGGGTTCGATGTGGTGGGATGTTGGTACCATGAGACGCTCACGGCACTGGGAGCGCCGGAGCTGACAGCGGTGTTCTGCACGATGGACGATTATCTGGCGGGGCTGGTGCCGGCGCCGATTGGGTGGTCCAGGCAGGGGACCATCGGCACGGGCGCGGCGCGGTGCGATTTCCGCTGGTGCCGGCGAATCGCTAGCCGGGGATCCTGAAGACCGGCCCATCCCGGCAGACAAGCTGGTCGCCGCAGGTGCAGGAGCCGCATACGCCGATGCCACAGCGCATATAGGCCTCGCGGCTGAGCTGTGCCGGCAGGTGGTATTCTCGGGCAAGCGCCTCCAGCGCGTCGAGCATGCCGGCCGGCCCACAGGCGTATAACGCGTCCGGCCGGAGGCTTGTCAGCAGTTCCTCGACGGCCTGCGGTGCCAGCCGCGGCGGCTGGCCATCGGAACCGTCGTCGGTGCAGGTGTAGACCTCACAGCCAAGCGTGCGAAACTCGTCTACCAGGAGCAGATGCTGGCGTGAACGGGCCGCCACCAGCACCGCTACGCGCCGGCCTTCCTCTCTCGCGCGCCGCGCCAGGAAAGCCAACGGCGCCGCACCATAGCCGCCGGCGGCCAGCAAGAGATGCCGGCCCTCCAGCGTAAATCCCTGCCCGAACGGCCCGCGCAGCCACAGCCGGTTCCCCTGGCCCAACCGGTGCATGGCCCGGGTAAAACGCCCGACCTCCGCCACAGCCAGCGTGACCGGCTGGGCGTTCATCAGGCTGAAGGGCTTTTCATCAATGCCCGGCAGCCAGACCATGACGAACTGGCCCGGCTCGGCGTTCAGCGAGCCGTCCAGCACGAAGCGCTTGACGGCCGGCGTCTCCTGCCGCACCTCGCGGATGGTCATCGGGAGCGGAAGCTCAGGGTTCCATGTGCCGTCGCGCATGTGCCAGTCCTCGAATTTCGTTGAGGGATGCATATCCATGAGAGGCCAGGTAGTCCCGCACTTCCGCGGCGATGCGGGAGAAGACCGCCGGCCCATCCTGGATCACTGCCGAGCCGATGCCCACCGCCGTGGCGCCGGCCATGATCATCTCAATCACGTCGCGCCCGCAGGTCACGCCGCCGGTCCCGATGATGGGCACGCGCAGGTGCGCCCACAGGTCGTATACGATGCGCACGGCGATAGGGCGGATGGCCGGCCCGGAGATGCCCCCGACCCGATTGGCGAGGATGGGCCAGCCGCTTTCAATATCAATCACCATGCCAGGGCCGAGGGTGTTGATGGCGGTGAGACCGTCAGCGCCGGCGGCGACCACAGCCTTCCCGATGGCCACCACGTCCGTGACGTTGGGGGAGAGCTTGACCAGCAGGGGGCGGTCACAGACGGCGCGCGCGGCGCGGGTGACCTCCGCCGCGGCGTCGGGGTCGAGGGAGAACGGCCGGCCGAACTCCGCCTCCACATTCGGGCAGGAGATATTCAGCTCTACCAGGTCAGGCGGTACCGTGCAGACCCTGCGGGTCACCTCGGCGAACCCCTTCACCGAGTCGGCGAAGACGCTGGCGATGAGCGGGACGCCCAGGGGCTGAAGCCGCCGGCGCGTTTCCCGGAGGATCTCGACTGCCTCGTCAATGCCCGGGTTCGCCAGCCCGACGGCGTTGATCAAGCCCGGCCCCCAATCCAGCACGGTGGGATTGGGATGGCCGGCGCGCGGCTCCGGCCCGCAGGATTTGCAGGTCACGGCGCCGGCGCCGTTCTTCGCCACCCGTTCCATCAGCTCGGCGGTCGTGCCCAGGATGCCCGAGGCCAGCACCAGCGGGTTGGGCAGGAGCACGCCGCACAGGTTCACGCGGAGGTCGGGCGAGAGCTGTTCAGCCATGTCAGCACCTTTTGGCGCTCGCCGGCATCAATCCGGCCGTGCCGCAGGAGGATGTCCAGCATCTGGGTCAGGGTGAGCACCGCGTGCAGGCGCAGGCCGCGCGCCGCCAGGTCCTCGCGGCCGCCGGACTGTCGGTCAATCAGCACCACGACGTCCTCCACGACCAGGCCGGCGTCGGTGAGGGGCTGGATGGCCTCGAACTTGCTGGCGCCGGTGGTGATAAGGTCGTCCAGCACCACCACCCGCTCGCCGGCGCGGTATTCCCCCTCGATGGCCTGGCGGGTGCCGTACTCCTTGACCTCCTTGCGCGGGTAGATCATGGGCCGGCCCGTGCGCAGGGACACCGCCGTGGCGATGGGCAGGGCGGCGTACGGGATGCCGGCGATGCGGTCGAACGTCAGCCCTGCCAGCAGGCGCGCATAGGCGCCGGCGACCTCCTCGAGCAGGCGCGGGTGCGAGGCCAGCCGGCGCAGGTCAATGTATATTGGCGAGACCAGGCCGGACTTCAGGGTGAACTCCCCGAAGCGCACACAGCCGGCGTCGAACAGCCCCAGGGCGATGTGCTCCGCCGGCAGGGAGCCGCGCCGCGCATTGATGCGCTCGCGCAGTTCCAGGGCGGCCTGGCGCGGGTCGGGGGTGCCGATAATGCCGCGCGAGGAATTGATGATGAGGCCAAGGCCGTCAGGCCGCAGGCCGGCGTCCAGGCTGGCCTCCAGATCGCCGCCCTGTGCTCCGACGCCTGGTAGTAAGACCCACGTCTGCGGCAGTATCCGGCGCACGGCCCGCAGGCGGTCGGGGTAGGTGGCGCCGACCACGACGCCGACGTTGCCGGCGCTGGAGAGGCCGGCGACCATCTCTGCCACCCGCTCGAAGAGGGGCTTCCCCTCACAGGAGAGCATCTGGAGCTGTTCCGCGCCGGGGTTGGAGGTGTGGCACAGCACGAACACACCTTTGTCCCGGTAGCGGAGGAAGGGCTCCAGGCTGTCGGCTCCCAGGTAGGGATTGACGGTGACCGCGCCGGCGCCCCACACCTCGAAGGCCGCCCGGGCATAGGCTTCGGCGGTGCTCCCGATGTCGCCGCGCTTGACATCCAGGATGACCGGCACCTCGCCGGCGATGTAGTCAATGGTGCGCTGAAGGGCCTGGAGGCCTTCTAGCCCCAGCGCCTCGTAGAAGGCGAAGTTGGGCTTATAGGCGCAGACCAGGTCGCGTGTCTGGTCAATGATGTAGCGGTTGAAGGCGAAGAGGGCATCGGGCCGGCCGCGAAACCGCTCCGGAATATGCTCCATCTGCGGGTCCAGCCCCACACACACCAGCGATTGATTGCGCAGGGCTGTTTCTTCCAACTGCTGGCAAAACCCCATGGGCCTTCTCCTCTGGTTGGGCTATGCCTTGCCCAGGACGGCGGCCAGCAGGGCCATGCGGATGTACATGCCGTTCTCCATCTGGCGGAAGTAGGCCGCACGCGGGTCGTCGTCCACGCGCATATCGATCTCGTACACGCGCGGCAGGGGGTGCATCAGGATCATGTCCTTTTTGGCCCTGGACATGACATCCGGATCAATCACGTAGTAATCCTTGACCCGCTCGTACTCGTCGGGATCGTCGAAGCGCTCCCGCTGGACGCGCGTCACATAGAGCACATCTATCTCGCCGATGACATCATTCACGTCCTCGAACTCATGATACTTATGGCCGGACTGGCGGAGCTCCTGCAGGATTTCCTCGGGCATGCGCAGGATGTCCGGTGAGACGAAGTAGAACTCGGTGTCATATAGGCTGAGCAGGCGGGTGAGGGAATGCACGGTGCGGCCGTACTTCAGGTCGCCGAGCATGGCGACTTTCAGCCCATCCAGCCGCTTCAGCTCGTCGGAGATGGTGTACAGGTCCAGCAGGGCCTGGGTGGGGTGCTCGCCGGGACCGTCGCCGGCGTTGATGACCGGTTTGCGCGCCGCCTTGGCCGCGATGGCCGCCGAACCAATCTCCGGATGACGGAGGACGATGACATCGCAGTAGCTCTCCAGCGTGCGCACCGTGTCGGGGAGGGACTCGCCCTTGGTCACCGAGGAGTAGCGCACCTCGTTGATGGCGATGACGCGGCCGCCCAGGCGCAGCATGGCGGCCTGGAACGATGCGCTGGTGCGGGTGCTCGGCTCATAGAAGAGGTTGGCGAGGATTTTGCCGTCCAGCAGGTTGGCCTTGCCGAACCGTTTGACCAGGGCGCGCATTTCGTCGGCCACGCCCATGATGTAGCTCAGCAGTTGGCGGTTGAACTGCTTCACCGAGATGATGTCCTGTCCGTACAGGCCGTTGTTGACGTTATCCGCCGGCACGGCGGCTTCGCGCGGGTCCTTCATGTCATACGACTGATACAACATAGTCAACCTCCTTTATGTGTTGTTTGCGGATCGTCATATGGTTGATGTTTGCGCCGGCTCAGCCGGCGAAGAGGTTCCGGCCAAATCCGGCCGGGACAAGCACATTCCCGTCCTCGTAGGCCAGGGTGCCGCGCAGACGGACGCGCCGCACCCGGCCGCGCACCTTCATGCCGGCGAAGGGGCTCCAGCCGCAGCGCGTCTGCAGGCCTTCGTTCCTGATCTCCCATACTGCGTCGGGGTCAAACTCCACCTCGGCGGCCGGCATGGGGAGGTGGTAGATGCGCGCCGGCGCATAGTGCAGGCGCTGTACCACATCCTCCATGCTCAGGCGTCCCTCGCTCACGGCGGTCAGCAACAGCGGGAGCATGGTCTCCAGGCCCGGCACCCCGGGAGGTGGGTTTTCTCCCAGCTTCTCCTGGCGGGTGTGAGGGGCGTGGTCGGTGGCGAAGCAGTCGATGACGTCCAGGTTTTCCCACAGCGCGGC is a genomic window of Anaerolineae bacterium containing:
- a CDS encoding ABC transporter permease translates to MDTLLQGLRQAVHLILSLDPEVLEIAGLSLRVSGTALAISVLLGVPLGAVLGLRRFTGWSFLRLMLYTGMGLPPVVVGLFVYILLSRSGPLGALNAALIPRLFTPAAMIVAQTLIIFPIVTGFTMAALLGVDPLLRQQLLSLGATPWQATMTLLVEARAGIAAAVAAGLGRALAEVGAVMMVGGNIAGETRVLTTAIVLETSKGNFDVAIALGLILLAMALVINFVILQLEERFFRPL
- the pyrF gene encoding orotidine-5'-phosphate decarboxylase, whose product is MGFCQQLEETALRNQSLVCVGLDPQMEHIPERFRGRPDALFAFNRYIIDQTRDLVCAYKPNFAFYEALGLEGLQALQRTIDYIAGEVPVILDVKRGDIGSTAEAYARAAFEVWGAGAVTVNPYLGADSLEPFLRYRDKGVFVLCHTSNPGAEQLQMLSCEGKPLFERVAEMVAGLSSAGNVGVVVGATYPDRLRAVRRILPQTWVLLPGVGAQGGDLEASLDAGLRPDGLGLIINSSRGIIGTPDPRQAALELRERINARRGSLPAEHIALGLFDAGCVRFGEFTLKSGLVSPIYIDLRRLASHPRLLEEVAGAYARLLAGLTFDRIAGIPYAALPIATAVSLRTGRPMIYPRKEVKEYGTRQAIEGEYRAGERVVVLDDLITTGASKFEAIQPLTDAGLVVEDVVVLIDRQSGGREDLAARGLRLHAVLTLTQMLDILLRHGRIDAGERQKVLTWLNSSRPTSA
- a CDS encoding amino acid ABC transporter ATP-binding protein; the protein is MSEAIFRLRNLRKEYQQRLVLDISYLEIYRGEILVVVGPNGSGKSTLLRLLNFLEPATSGEIEFMGHSILPGAPVGLHLRRQVTMVFQQPALLNRSVLANVSYGRKVRGMPAQNGAMTRLLERLGLASLAGSHAPNLSGGERQRVALARALAFQPAVLLLDEPTANLDPYNVSLIEGLIRDLNREQGTTMVLVTHNVFQARRLGHRVAFLLNGQVVEIAPAEQFFTAPQDARTRAFLNGELVW
- a CDS encoding L-2-amino-thiazoline-4-carboxylic acid hydrolase → MIGPDRSARGLSRRRMLALLAGILAGVFLMGRRLRRKAELPYGRLWRSALAESFGMPAAGAIVGSAGEEYRRLIRHQACPRHPVLAYHLHWQILPALALYTALRRHGVEQSRALQEVERLAWREIGPLYQRAIGWLKVVPDPFPAWRVLVRLAMRTIFPPAGWRTVPAVDDGICYGFDVVGCWYHETLTALGAPELTAVFCTMDDYLAGLVPAPIGWSRQGTIGTGAARCDFRWCRRIASRGS
- a CDS encoding dihydroorotate dehydrogenase → MAEQLSPDLRVNLCGVLLPNPLVLASGILGTTAELMERVAKNGAGAVTCKSCGPEPRAGHPNPTVLDWGPGLINAVGLANPGIDEAVEILRETRRRLQPLGVPLIASVFADSVKGFAEVTRRVCTVPPDLVELNISCPNVEAEFGRPFSLDPDAAAEVTRAARAVCDRPLLVKLSPNVTDVVAIGKAVVAAGADGLTAINTLGPGMVIDIESGWPILANRVGGISGPAIRPIAVRIVYDLWAHLRVPIIGTGGVTCGRDVIEMIMAGATAVGIGSAVIQDGPAVFSRIAAEVRDYLASHGYASLNEIRGLAHARRHMEP
- the pyrB gene encoding aspartate carbamoyltransferase, with amino-acid sequence MKDPREAAVPADNVNNGLYGQDIISVKQFNRQLLSYIMGVADEMRALVKRFGKANLLDGKILANLFYEPSTRTSASFQAAMLRLGGRVIAINEVRYSSVTKGESLPDTVRTLESYCDVIVLRHPEIGSAAIAAKAARKPVINAGDGPGEHPTQALLDLYTISDELKRLDGLKVAMLGDLKYGRTVHSLTRLLSLYDTEFYFVSPDILRMPEEILQELRQSGHKYHEFEDVNDVIGEIDVLYVTRVQRERFDDPDEYERVKDYYVIDPDVMSRAKKDMILMHPLPRVYEIDMRVDDDPRAAYFRQMENGMYIRMALLAAVLGKA
- a CDS encoding dihydroorotate dehydrogenase electron transfer subunit, with translation MRDGTWNPELPLPMTIREVRQETPAVKRFVLDGSLNAEPGQFVMVWLPGIDEKPFSLMNAQPVTLAVAEVGRFTRAMHRLGQGNRLWLRGPFGQGFTLEGRHLLLAAGGYGAAPLAFLARRAREEGRRVAVLVAARSRQHLLLVDEFRTLGCEVYTCTDDGSDGQPPRLAPQAVEELLTSLRPDALYACGPAGMLDALEALAREYHLPAQLSREAYMRCGIGVCGSCTCGDQLVCRDGPVFRIPG
- a CDS encoding substrate-binding domain-containing protein encodes the protein MRRRNAFAVFLLLLAITLTGCGSRSVPPAGRASCTSIILATTTSTENSGLLDYLLPFFQRQTGISVKVVAVGTGQALRLGEDGNADVLLVHAPALEEAFMAAGYGVDRQPVMYNDFVIVGPASDPAGIRGLRTAVEAFQRIAQAQAVFVSRGDESGTHVKEKEIWQAADITPAGEWYRSVGQGMGPTLTTAAEMGAYTLSDRATFLTMKAKGLALEMLVEGDENLLNPYSVIAVNPQRYPQLCYAGAKAFVEWITSLPAQERIASFGQEIYGQSIFFPDSTAWRQAHP